The proteins below are encoded in one region of Coffea eugenioides isolate CCC68of unplaced genomic scaffold, Ceug_1.0 ScVebR1_3330;HRSCAF=4527, whole genome shotgun sequence:
- the LOC113757803 gene encoding uncharacterized protein LOC113757803: MIDIFAALHYSEERQVTFAVFQLEGAARSWWNVIRMKWDREQTPRTWVNFVRDFNAKYFPPLVQEKKEDEFIRLRQGTQSVAEYESQFTRLSKFAPELILTEQRRVRRFIQGLNVEIQKDLAVAQINIFSDAVEKALRVENARLQ; encoded by the coding sequence atgatagatatttttgccgccctaCACTATTCAGAAGAGAGACAGGTTACTTTCGCTGTATTCCAACTGGAAGGGGCTGcgcgttcttggtggaacgtgatacgaATGAAGTGGGACCGGGAACAAACCCCAAGAACATGGGTAAACTTTGTGAGGGACTTCAATGCGAAATACtttcctcctctagtccaggaaaagaaggaggacgagttcattagaCTCCGCCAGGGGACTCAATCGGTGgctgagtacgagagccagtttactcgTTTATCTAAGTTTGCCCCTGAACTCATTCTAacggagcaaaggagagttAGACGTTTTattcaagggctcaatgtggaaatccaaaaggatctggcggtagcccagatCAATATCTTTAGTGACGCTGTGGAGAAAGCTTTGCGAGTTGAAAATGCAAGGCTCCAA